CCTCGACCTCCTGCGCGTCGTCCTCAAGCTCATGGGCCGTGTCGGCGTAGGCCCGGCAGGCGTCCACGAGATCCTCGCTGCTGCCCAGCTGGGCCAGTTCCCGGCAGCGCGCCGCGTGCAGGGCGAGCAGCTCGGCAGGACTGTCCGTCACGTCGGCCTGCGGGTCGTCTCCAGCCCGTGGGGACAGGCCCAGCAGCAGATCATCCATCGGTTCACCCATAGTATCGCCTGTCTGCCGAGGCTGCCCCGGGCGGTGTCTGCAGGCCTTCGAGCGCGCGCTTGAACAGCTCCGACACCGAGGCGCCGTCCTCTGGACAGACTGTGTCCGCGACCAGCAGCTCGATCCTGAAGGGAGCGCCGGTCACGAAGTCGTTCAGGGTGCCGCGCAGCCGATCCTGCCAGCCGCGCACCGCGTCCAGTCTGTTCAGCCCGGCGGGAATCCGGAGCATGGCCGCGAAGGTGGCGCCGTTCAGGCGGTAGGCCCGGTCCTCCGCACGGCGGCAGGTGTCCAGCGCCTGGGCCAGCTTCGCGATCAGGTCGTTGCCGCCCGCGTACCCCACGGTGGCATTCACGAAGCGGATGTTGGCGACCTCGACGATGGTCAGCACGAAGCCGCCGCCGTGCCGGGCCGTGTACGCGACTTCGGACGTCAGGTCGTTCAGGAACGCCTGGCGGTTGCCCAGTCCGGTGTACTCGTCGGTCAGGGCCGTCCGTTCCATGGCCTGCATGTGCAGATGCCTCGACAGGTTCAGCGCCAGCGACTGCGCGGCCGTTTCGAGCAGGGGCATGGATTCCACGGAGTGGCCGCGACCACCCGCTGGATCGAAGGCGTGGATGAGGAGAGGCTGCCCGAGCACATCGCACGACACGCTGATCCCGCCGGGCATGTCGGGGCTGATCGCGGGGCCTTCAAAGCGGGTGCCGTCGTGCCGGTAGCATGCCAGGGCGGGGCCGTCCGCGTGCGGATACCACGCGGCGCAGGCGGCGTAGCCGGTCAGGCGGGCCAGCACTGGCAGGCCCAAGCGCATCAGGTCGGGCACCGTGTGCGCCTGCTCCAGTTGTCGGGTCAGCAGATTCAACAGTTCCGCCTGCTGGATGGAGCGCAGTAGCTGCTCGGTGCGTTGCTGGACGCGTTCTTCGAGCCCGGCGTTCAGCACCCGCAGTTCCTGCTCGGCGGTGCGGCGCAGGTCGATCTCCATGTTCAGGCGCAGCGCCGGGTTGACGAGTGAGGCCACCGCCTCCAACTGCGCGTAGATGTTCACGTCCCACGACACGCCGGGTGCGCCGACCACGGCCAGCGTACCCCATACGGCGTCGGCACCAGCCAGCGGCAGCAGGGCCGCCGGCTGGTGCTCCTGGCCCCAGGCGGCTGTGTAGAGCGGCTCATGGCCTTCGAGCGGTGGCAGATCCGACCAGGGGATGCCGGTCGAACCGGCCGCGCCACGAACCAGCCACGGCATGGCCATGCGCGCGGCGCCTCCCTCGGGCCGGGTGAGCAGCGCCACTCCGCGCAGGTACAGGTTGCTCGCCAGGGTCGCCTCGACCTCCTGGAGCACGCCATCGGTGGAACTCACCCGCAGGATCCGGCGGCCCAGATCGAGCAGCATCCGGGCGTCGCTGGAGAGGTGCTGGTAGTGCGGCAGCGACTGTTGCTGCGGCGGCGCCCCC
The Deinococcus sp. KSM4-11 DNA segment above includes these coding regions:
- a CDS encoding winged helix-turn-helix domain-containing protein, giving the protein MSASVDIPARSSLTAKEEALFELLERHPGRLFSRGEILERVWGLDFGGDDRIVDAYVKRIRRKTGEHLIETVRGAGYRRPGAPPQQQSLPHYQHLSSDARMLLDLGRRILRVSSTDGVLQEVEATLASNLYLRGVALLTRPEGGAARMAMPWLVRGAAGSTGIPWSDLPPLEGHEPLYTAAWGQEHQPAALLPLAGADAVWGTLAVVGAPGVSWDVNIYAQLEAVASLVNPALRLNMEIDLRRTAEQELRVLNAGLEERVQQRTEQLLRSIQQAELLNLLTRQLEQAHTVPDLMRLGLPVLARLTGYAACAAWYPHADGPALACYRHDGTRFEGPAISPDMPGGISVSCDVLGQPLLIHAFDPAGGRGHSVESMPLLETAAQSLALNLSRHLHMQAMERTALTDEYTGLGNRQAFLNDLTSEVAYTARHGGGFVLTIVEVANIRFVNATVGYAGGNDLIAKLAQALDTCRRAEDRAYRLNGATFAAMLRIPAGLNRLDAVRGWQDRLRGTLNDFVTGAPFRIELLVADTVCPEDGASVSELFKRALEGLQTPPGAASADRRYYG